From a region of the Thermodesulfovibrio thiophilus DSM 17215 genome:
- a CDS encoding prepilin peptidase — translation MESLIFLVLGLVIGSFLNVCIYRLPRKISIVSPYSFCPFCGKPIKPWHNIPVLSFLLLQGKCAYCKARIPARYPVVEILNGIFYLLSYLKFGLILQLPFILIFISALLVLSFIDIEFQIIPDAISIPLIVLGMMISFLPSCSSNIASNIVESLIGIVVGGGSLLLVSIISRGGMGGGDIKLNGAVGAFLGWKFALLTVFIGSLIGSIAGVVILKKTKNRKIPFGPFLSLGAIICLFFGERILKWYFK, via the coding sequence GTGGAATCTCTGATATTTCTTGTCCTTGGTCTTGTGATCGGTTCATTTCTTAATGTTTGTATTTACAGACTACCAAGAAAAATTTCAATAGTTAGCCCATATTCATTCTGTCCTTTCTGTGGCAAACCAATCAAACCCTGGCATAATATCCCTGTCTTAAGTTTTTTATTACTTCAAGGAAAATGTGCTTACTGTAAAGCCAGGATTCCTGCCAGATATCCTGTTGTTGAGATATTAAATGGAATTTTTTATCTTCTTTCATATTTAAAGTTTGGATTAATTTTACAGCTACCTTTTATTTTGATTTTTATATCAGCACTTTTAGTCCTGTCATTTATTGATATCGAGTTTCAGATTATTCCGGATGCTATTTCAATTCCTTTAATTGTTCTTGGAATGATGATATCGTTTTTACCTTCTTGCTCTTCAAATATTGCATCAAACATTGTGGAATCTCTAATTGGCATAGTTGTAGGCGGTGGCAGTCTTCTGCTGGTTTCAATCATTAGTAGAGGTGGAATGGGAGGAGGTGATATAAAGCTTAATGGAGCAGTAGGAGCTTTTTTGGGTTGGAAATTTGCTTTGCTTACTGTTTTTATTGGAAGTCTGATTGGTTCAATAGCAGGCGTTGTTATTTTGAAAAAAACTAAAAATAGAAAAATTCCTTTTGGGCCTTTTCTTTCTCTAGGCGCGATAATATGTCTCTTCTTTGGTGAGAGAATTTTGAAATGGTATTTTAAATAA